The DNA window ATTCCATCACTAATTATAATTCCGAACTTCATGTATACACATAtagcattattatattttatattatatacttgaTTACCCGATgaaaatacgttttataaatCGGCTAGAGaagatatatacaaaattgaaaaaaaaattatagattttttgaaaaaaatatttttttaatatttaaatataagtaacatAAGACAACTGTAACATAATACTTCTACAAgcttaattttgttttttgttgataaatTAGTATTAGAAacgatgaaaataataaatatcaaaaatgtaaatgtcaaGAAATTCAaggctaaaaaaaatataaaaaacactgCTAGTGTACaccatatttttatgcatCTTATGTTagaattgtttttaaacataatgcGCTGTAACAGAAAATGGCTTTCTCATTTTACATCTTCATCGATCAaatttaatgttgtttaattatttttagttgttttAAAATCTATCTGGATGTATTTTTCATCATGTTTTGCGACTCGTATATTGTCTTCTTAGAGAGTTGGAAGCAGTAAATCTAGGAAGCACGTGCCGTATCCACGGTTCGCCAGCGGCAACagccgcgccgccgccgcagcTTCCGACAGAGGAGAGCGTCGACGCTCTCTGCAACACGCTTCATCATTGGCATCACTGCCCAGAACTATACAAGGCCATAGAAGGCATCCGCTTCATCGCCGATCATACGAAAAGAGAAGAGGATTCTACTagagtaattataatttcgtaCAGTTTGGATAACAACGCAGTATTCTAAATATAACATACAACATGGTGAATAAAGTACGAAAAATCATATGACAGATATtccaaaaaattaagatatttaaatattgtaataaaaaaattttcggaATCCTCTTTACGATGTTCAAAGTTTATCTTTTaggtttttattatacaaactttttttttaatttagtaaaatcaGATTATTTTGAATTGTACATTAAATTGTTCTTTCATAAAACTTGCATAATATCTCTGTACACAGGTAAAGAacagataaaatatatgaaaagtaTTCGATcagatagaaattaaaaaattattttatatcggaccattaaaataattatattagacATTCAAACTGATAACtagaatatcaaaatattttgtagcaTTAATCATCATGCTggaatattctatataattattttgattgtccaatgtaaattatttcagGATCTggtctaattttaatatatttcaataaaaccaTTTATTCCCTGTATGAAATGCATTCTCAATTGTCACGGACAATTTAACCGTAGGTGAAGGAGGATTGGAAGTACGTCGCGATGGTGCTCGATAGACTATTCCTCTGGATCTTCACGTTAGCCGTAGTCGTCGGTACGGCCGGGATTATATTGCAGGCGCCGACCTTGTACGACGATCGCATCCCCATCGACGTACGGCTCTCCGAAATCGCCTCCACCACTGCCAAGCCACACATAGTCACGAGCCTCTGAGGGACAATTACTAATTGCATTAATGCCGCGCGCGTAAAACACGTATACAAAAAACATATACACAACAACCTATTACCACTATTACTACATCGACACAAGCGACAAGCGATATGTATTAACGTCCGAAAGACTGAAGCCTCGCTAGGTCTTCGACTTCCGTATGATGAGTGCATGTCGAGTTCGACTTTGCGTACTTGCGCCGCTGCCGAACGGAGAATTCTTATTACTGTTAACCCACTAACTgtcaaacttttatttttaaccgattacataagaaaattattaataactaattaatggtataaaaaataaaaagtcgcTAGTCCACAAATTTGAGGATGGTGACAGCTAATGGGTTAAAGCGatttgtattctttacttttcTGTTTTGTgcaatacataaaatgttcgttaattaaaagattttcatAACTATATGAGAGAACTAAAGtagtcaatttattttatcgtaaattctcaattttttaaatcaaagattAGATTGATTTCAGCAATtcttttttcgaatttttttttggttatttaaaaactgtCGTATATTGCtgtttataatgaaataagcGAAATACgcttacatattaattatggCCTATAGGGAATAGCGATTCGTAGTCACGCGTTGATTTTGTCGTCTTACTAAGAATTCCCGAGCCACAGCGGGAGATGAGCTTCCCGCGCACAAGAGGTaatgaaagaaagaagtaATACGACGAAGAATATGTCTCAACCATTTGCACGCTGATCGCGTTTGATTCCGTGTAGCACATGGACAGTGTAAGATGTTCACAACGTGTAGGTAATATAATCCGATGAATGCGAAATAGATCTTCttatttctcaaattaaaTTGGAGGAAAATTATGCTTATCGTATTGATAATACGTGCAATTACAAGacgaattaaagaaaaataaattagttgatttttaaaaaggtataaGCGaagatatatgattataatatatatttgaagtCATCATTCATATTATTGTTTGCAACTTAATCTAATCcagtttttaaatgttttacatatttaagttatataaatttaatgtttatctattttgctgatcaaattaatttttaaaaaacagttttttttaggAATCCTAATAAATATCTTCTTATATTGTACGTGCAAAACGATGATGAGTTTGAGTAATAAGAAGAGCCACTTATTGTCATCGGATTCAGATGCGGCCTGTTTCGCGACTAGGAAAATATAatgaagtttaataaaaagaaatgaatataTAGTAGGTAAAAGGGAGGACAAAACACGTATATACTGTAGAATTAATTCAAAAAGATCTTAACAGTGCGATTTCGTGCCAGTTGCGTTTGTGGAAATGCGACAACGTCCATTAAACATTATCCTGTCTCTTCTGCCAGTATGTTAGAAAGTACTCTGAATATATACACAAGATCcaagcaataaattaaatcccAGAATTAATATCCCACATATATTGTAAGATAGCTTTCGTATGAAAGATATGTTCGCAGgtataaaagaaagagaagagaaaaattagCAAAAGACGCAAATGACACGAAGTCGTACGAAGCCTGTTGCAGACTCAGGAACAAAAGATAAgaggaatattatatttcccaTTACTACGTCGAGCCTGTAACAATGGGGCCATATTTTCACAAAGAACGAAAGTGCGTGTTCTCtcgtatttaaagaaaatataaaagtaaatgaaaaatgaaattctAAATATCTGCATCGATTACACGGCGCAGAAAACGGGTTGGGCCTAagagttaagaaaaaaagaggaagttTAGAGGACTCAACTTTTATTGctcataatatatatgtttgtaaTAAGAGTAACTTTCGTAATTGCATTTGTTCCAGCACCATCCCGCACCGGCCGACACGGCGGGCATTTATTGAATGGATTTGatggaatatataatatacgataacaaaaattgtttgataTAGTATTTCCCACCATAATTTTTGTCGTCTTCCTATCCCCGATACCCCATTAAATTCTAATTCGTTTCGATACATGGCGGACCCGCCGCTATTCTTgccaaaaaagaaaaaaggaaacaatAAGTACTACGAATGCGATAATTTATTAGTATGACACATGTAATTATGGATTATGAGGTAGTAGATCGCCATGTTTGATACTTTGTACGTTTCGatataatttagtattaaaaaaaaaagactttagAGCGTACCGGCGCGcgattaaagaattttaattatagatagATAATTTACCTGGTGGATGTAAGttgtaagttttattaatcctACAATGTATCATTTTGGAatcgaaatataataattttgtcgataaataacatatacgtataatttaattgacatttcTAAGTTATTCATCAGCTTCAAGATTCACAAAAGTTTAAGTTATACAAATTTTCGTGCCTTTCGCGAAATAAAGTTTTGTGAAATTATTGATGTGTAAAATGTGCATTGTTTTATTTGGACAGAAAAATTAGCTAGACCACACGAGTATCAGCTAGCAAGCAAAAGCGTTCATTTCGTTTTCGTATGAAATTGATACGACGCATTAAATACAATCGTCTTCTCATTATGGCACAGAAATTTTGCAAGTATTTTAGTttgaatttctttctctttttttcaacattgcTTGAATCGTGTGCGAacatataataagaataacGATTACATTTTATCGAAATAAGCGCAGTGATAGTTAAACGCAAAAAAGTTACATCTCTTTGTGGCGGTACACATCCGTAAACATATGAATAATCATACACACacgatataaaacaatataacaagatattttgtaaatgtgtctataaaattaaacttatctAATAAATTGTTGTTGTCttcatttacatataatacatttatcaacAATTTAAATACGACAGGACAATATCTTCGCATCaaccaaaaacaaaaaacactGCATACgcatatttagaaaatacgatgtaaaatttaaaagatatacgGGCTCTCCTTTCCaggtgtaaaaaaaagtagcaACAAATTATTCcacttttcaaaaaaatttgagtTTTGTTCGTCAATTTTAAGAGTAACTGCATGTTAAGTACGTCTCTACAGTGTTGCCCTGAAATTGCGATAACAATTCTATTGCTCAAAAATCCACAGTAAAAAACAACATActcatattatacattatctaTTTACTGCCATAAACAAGGATGGTACCCTCGTCTCAAAGCCACTGTAATCGAATTTATGATGCGATCCAAAATCAACTTGTTACTATAAATTCACGACGATGCTCTACAATACATCGTCCATCAGACGTAAATGCAAACTGCACGATAACGTAACttcatataaacaatataGCGTCACATATCGTATATGTACCGCTTCGCGAAGGCAAATTTATCACTTCAACAATTTACGTGCAATTATATCACACGAAAAAAAACCtacaatatattcaatttagATAAGAGTACCATTCAACGAACcgatatcataatattttatgtttataacaacTATAATATTTGTGTGCTTTGAGTTGTATAGATGATCAACAGAGCGATTAACAATACTCCTAAATATTTGCTCCGAGTAAACACCTCCGATTAGATTGTAACATTACTGGATCACCCAGTTAACCGTTATCGAGACATTCTACTAAATTATGAACGCATAAAATgatgaattttttacataagcaAGTGTACATTTACGAAGTTATGAAATAAActcaatttttgtataaaaattacagaCAGTCTTTTTGCTTCTGATCTTTTTCATTACATCATAACACGCAGTGTACTTTAATCGCCTTCATTTGTTCATAAATATAGGTATTTACAATTAcgtatgatataatatatatatacgtataaaacaTCTGATAGTGTTTTCGATTGGGAAAAAGTTAGTGCACACCAGTGCGCACTCAGTTCACACCAACACTAGACAAGTTCCATGGGTTGCACTGAATAGTGCAAGTACAAAAGAACACGCCGAAATTTTCAGTGcccattatattttaaacaaaaatataggttatatacttatataaaaagatgtaaCACTTACAGTATCATTATCCATTTGTTTCACAGATGCCACATAATTTGAGGTTtttggaattatttttctaattctgagagttgtaattatttctttttcctcgcTTGAACTTGAAGAAGATTCCAAAAATATctccaaaatattaaaaagagccAAATCCGAATTGCTTATTTTGTCGAATTTGAAACAAAACATTCAAAACGATGCACTGGTGTCTGCATGCATCCAACGATGCACTAAACTGACACCGTCAAAATATCTCATGCCACTTAGTGCGCAACTGCACACGGAGTGCAGTCAAACAAACATGTGACACTAGCCAAGTGCGCATTGGCACTGCCAATCAAACACGTTCCTGACACTGAGTGCAGCCAGTGCATCCCAATCGAAAACGCTATGAATCTCACGTAACGAAacaactctttaaaaaattcatacacATTCGATATTTCCAACATCACAATAAGAAAATTGCTCTTTTATCATACAAATTAATGTGGAAACAGCTTGTATCTTTTATCGTTGGTTCTGAAAATGctacttttctaatatattttagtacaACTTCATTAATTCTCTGTTAACTCGCCATCTACTTGCATGTCAAACAATTCCGTTTTTTCAAGATCTTTCGTcaatgcattcatatttttaacttcACGAATCcttttgattttctttttaatcgcCATTGCACCTGTATATAATAGCATATTATccaatttataattcaaattaatttaaattaattataattcaattcaaacaaaaaataagtatacaGAACTTACAAACTAGCGTTTGCCACAATTCAGCTTTCTTTGCCTTTTTAgttctatattttttcaaaaattctttatgcCTTTTATGGATACCAGCCAATTCAATAGCTTCCTGCGTTGGTGGTGGAAACAGACAAATTTCAAGCCAATGTATAGTTTTCATATgtccaataaattttaacaataccTAATTGCATacattattaagttattaagtaatatagaatttatacacacatatataaaacacttacttatatatatatatatatatatatatatatatatatatatatatatataaaattaatattattcataattattacttgtttatttaaataagaaatacagAGTAACTGCACCAATCGCTGAATAATCACtagtaaataactatttaaaaataatataaaaataataagacttcataaaataaaataatcatcaataaaataaaaattaacaatttttagatataagtTTCATACAGATtggatacaaattttttactcaaaaatgtgattatattaagttgtttttatttgtttattgaccaattcaattttttatttaattggttCATTGATGTGCAGTGattctatgtaaaataatcattCCTACCGAATCTAAGCACTCCGCTGCAAACCATAGCCACAAGCCAGGTTCTGTTCttgcatatttaatttctttagacCAAAGCATAGATGTAGGCACATAATGTAAGTACAAATATATCCTATGGAAACAAACATAAAGTTTGTGTCTTATAGTAAAttgaatgaaaataaattagaaatacaaTATCTACTAACCAAGTCAGGCAGTGTATTAGGAACAATAGCTTAGAGACTGATCTCCCAAAAGTTCGAAAAATGCATAATAGGATCCGACAGACATTAACTATCACAATGTCGATAGTTTTATACATTAGAAAAGTACTTGTAACTGTACACCACCTATAACTGAAACATACACgtgtaattacatatatatatatatatatatatatatatatatatatataacattcacataaatatgtataacaataataatagaagaatgactaaaaatcaatatatgttaaataaaaaattaaaaaaaattaaacccGTAATCATCTAGAGTGATTTTGACACCCCAGTAAGGGtctaaacacaatgccaggcaacaggtaataggaatagaaataatgaaagagagaaagagagaaagaatcttcttctctctttttttctttctttatttcctgttcctattgcctgttgcctggcattgtgtttaggccttaatagaaaaataaagctctgtacaatagtttttattactaCTCAAGAAttcatatctattttttactccttactttaaaaagtattaaatttaaatttatatacataatctcaaataaaatataaaataaataatctccCAAAGCTTATACAAAAAAACTGGGTAACTTGGTAACTTAGATCAAAAATTCATTAACATAGTTTTCAAACTGTGATTGACCAGAGAAGAGAATAAAGACTTACGCAAGTAAAAGCTAcaccaaaaaataaaaaaaaagttacatttacAACAGAACAATTCTAACTGAATGGATTACTTTTGCTGATATGAATTCAAGACAAATGACGCAAAGAGCAGATTTGTGCAGCCCTTTATCCAACCACCATAGTACAGTATATCAATTCCTGCTTGATGAAAGTAAAAGCTCTTATGCAACGCAATCCCCAACTCCTGGTACATCATTCCCTGCTCATGAGACTCAAAGCTGAGGATCTGTATAGCCAATGACTTCATGTAACATATACTACCAAAACAGAACCCGCAGTTCCATGCAGCTTCAATTATTCTGCTCCGTTGCATCAATGGAAAGCGCATACGTCTGAACAATGACtgtacaaaataagaaaaaaacaaagcataaatattttagaaatatacacATGGCCCtagtacaaatttttttcaaaacttcctaaataatttttcaaaatttctatataattttataactttataaaattgcttattcaaattttttatacaaattaaattctatacatttttcataaatactgAGGAAGACTACacattttcttagaattttcatatgtattatatgtaattctgaaatatcataaaattgttcACATTTGTCACTATATAATTTCTGATAAACttttctaaaatctaaaagaatttaaagtatcttttaaaagttatacaataagaaatttaagaaaaatattttataattcacatatctgaaaaaaaatttaagaaaaaacgtACACTTTCACTAGTATCTCCAATTCGTATAAAAATTCggtgaaaaatattcactgggtagaatttaaaatttgacatGTTGGACTTACATTAAGGCACTTCTTGTACACCAGATACAACATCACCCAAAATAGGATAAGATGACCCACAAGCATGTCAATGTCCCGTACCTTCGTGTCGTTCGGGTAACGCGAGCCGATGGCTTGCTTATTCCATAAATTTGGGAGAAAtggcataaattttgttgggTCGAGCAGAGAATACAGACCGACAGCCCAGTTATTCGCTGCCtgttcatacatattttttattgcctGGCAGTGATGCGGCAAAGGCGTAACATTGTCAACGAAATACTTAACGAGTGGTACCGCGCTGATAATAAcactcaaatttattttttatttgcccATTATTACGCACTCAGAGCTCAGAGCAACCTTCCCGGCCTTCATCTTAAGATTATTGTGGATTATTGTGGGCTGTTAAAAAACCTCCGTACATTACCGccattacatttattttcgaAACTGGTACTACGTAGCACGCCCATTTTGTGACCTTGTCGATAAAATCGATGGGTCGAAAAGTAAATGTGGTTCGAGTTTGTGCTATAAGCAGAATGACAGAGGTAGAGAATTGGGCgtgaaatataaagtaattattttgaataaaaaattatacttacatacacacacattaaccttctctacaaaaataatgatacttatattttttaagaatgaatatttatattaataaattaaaacatctaCTTAATtactacttatttttattcagcATTCAAAATTTGATTGTATAATAGTTGTCTTaagtttgaatttaaaaaatatatatatattatttcttttacgacGGAGCATTTGTATATGGCGCAATtcaaaaatgtgtattttttaatatcatagatgccttaaatttaatttaatcaataatataccggattaattgtaacaattgTAAATATCTTATAGGGCAgacatttattcaaataaatattgcaaaattaaataagaatgcACACATAATTTGtccatttcaaaaattaaaaatttgtaattgcaTAAACTTTAGTTCTTGTtgatacttttatactttataatcaatgtgttttaaataatattcttaaattaatatttttaatttaataaattttaacttttgtgtgtgtgtgtgtgaaaaagaaaatagtagaTAATGGGCGtgtaagtaattaatttattactattccCAGATTATACAAGAGCGtagacattttataaataccatACAAGTATCTCAAAGATCCACAAAGTGCACACATTTAATCTGCACACCTCAGTGTTGGTACCATCTACTAAAGCCAGCGTGTATTTCGCTGAAATTAAGCTTCTTTAACAGCATTGCATTTATCGCATTATAAAATCAAGGCAATTTGTTGCCAACTATCTAATTccaatacaattaatttatatgaagCTAAAAAATACCAAAATAATAGATGCACTCGTATATCTTAACATATTAGGATGATTATTAAAcactttgcaaaaatttaattgaatcactttttaattatttcatgtaGAGTACAAAACGAAGAAAGgacaaaatattgtatgcggcaatattttgattttatagaaaacatCTTGCATAACACAAAGATTGCAATTGCATCGCTCCCAATGAATTTAGTTATACAAAAAAGAACTCCCTCAGAATATAAGTTTTGCATCAAcattaaatgatttataaagCGATTCTCTCCCACACACATTTCTCAAAATCTTGAGagagtaataattaaatttctcacACATTTCTCAAAATCTTGagagtaataattaaatttctgacTTTGCGTTTaacaataatagtaaaaatctGATATTATATTCCAATTAGACACTTTGCATAACTTCAAGTATCAAATATTCATTATCAGTAATATCTAGATTAACGCCATTTTTTGAGTAACGATCCCTATTCCACATGAAAAGTCAATCATTATCGCAACATGGATACTTGTATTCTAATTACATTACTATGTTGCACATGTATTAATTATGATCCATAAGcaatcataatttatacaacCTCAGGAACTTTCAAATACTcattagtttaattattttgcacaaTTTATACCCAATGCGACGATTCTCCTCGCTTATTAAGCTGcgcaaaacttttaaaataattatttctaataattctttgattttttacttaaattatcgatatgtaaataatagcaaatatatcaatatatgtatgtgctACGATTTGAAAATCCCTGAAGTACCATATCTTAAgagaatcataaaaatatatctcacACGATGTggaatgaatataaaaatcactCTTAACATaacttaattcttaatttatttaacgcaTAGCGAGTCAATTGCATAATCatgaaaaacttaaatattttgaaaacctATTAAAAGGCTTTTCTGAAACGCTTTCCTTTTATTCCACAAAAAAAACGAAGATACACgcttttcgaaaaatttcaaatcagTGACGCAGTAAAAATTCGCGAATCATCGTCTTACCATTactgttcctttttttttttaattacgttaaaCGTTTAAGATTTTCACAATTTTGCGCGGCTTATGAATGCAAATTACGTTGAAACATAAATGCCTCAACAGATATGGCACCgtatctataatttattttacgtatttttatatacaca is part of the Monomorium pharaonis isolate MP-MQ-018 chromosome 2, ASM1337386v2, whole genome shotgun sequence genome and encodes:
- the LOC105840812 gene encoding uncharacterized protein LOC105840812, whose product is MYEQAANNWAVGLYSLLDPTKFMPFLPNLWNKQAIGSRYPNDTKVRDIDMLVGHLILFWVMLYLVYKKCLNSLFRRMRFPLMQRSRIIEAAWNCGFCFGSICYMKSLAIQILSFESHEQGMMYQELGIALHKSFYFHQAGIDILYYGGWIKGCTNLLFASFVLNSYQQNYRWCTVTSTFLMYKTIDIVIVNVCRILLCIFRTFGRSVSKLLFLIHCLTWIYLYLHYVPTSMLWSKEIKYARTEPGLWLWFAAECLDSVLLKFIGHMKTIHWLEICLFPPPTQEAIELAGIHKRHKEFLKKYRTKKAKKAELWQTLVCAMAIKKKIKRIREVKNMNALTKDLEKTELFDMQVDGELTEN